From Nicotiana tabacum cultivar K326 chromosome 22, ASM71507v2, whole genome shotgun sequence, one genomic window encodes:
- the LOC107772475 gene encoding uncharacterized protein LOC107772475 isoform X2 has product MQLNMRSNSKEKEILIGISDLEEDKLSQMVRDFIELDHFETLQVDELVDHNPTTYLSLQDILENVTDAETEILGKILFYWRNMVNNNMKPKELRQWIVNRLRMDHYEASLCKTSWITTFGRPSGDYEYIDVMMKESNGSVRLIVDIDFRSQFELARPTQAYQDLSNSLPSIFVGTEEKLNDIISLLCAAAKQSLKEKGLHVPPWRKASYMHSKWLSHNCKKIALFVCI; this is encoded by the exons ATGCAACTCAACATGAGAAGCAACAGCAAAGAGAAAGAAATATTGATTGGTATTTCTGATCTGGAAGAAGATAAGCTGTCCCAAATGGTCAGAGATTTTATAGAATTGGATCATTTTGAAACTTTACAAGTTGATGAACTTGTTGATCATAATCCTACTACTTATCTTTCCTTACAG GATATTCTTGAGAATGTTACAGATGCTGAAACAGAGATTCTTGGGAAAATCTTGTTTTACTGGAGAAACATGGTTAATAATAATATGAAGCCTAAAGAGTTAAGACAATGGATTGTCAATAGATTAAGAATGGATCATTATGAAGCTTCTCTTTGTAAAACTTCTTGGATCACCACTTTTGGTCGTCCTTCAG GTGATTATGAATACATAGATGTGATGATGAAGGAAAGCAATGGATCAGTGAGACTAATAGTGGATATAGATTTTAGGTCACAGTTTGAGTTGGCTAGGCCTACACAAGCCTACCAAGATCTTTCAAATTCTCTTCCTTCAATATTTGTTGGTACTGAGGAGAAACTCAATGACATTATATCTTTGCTTTGTGCTGCTGCCAAACAGTCCCTTAAGGAGAAAGGTCTTCATGTTCCTCCTTGGAGAAAAGCTAGCTATATGCACTCCAAATGGCTCTCTCATAATTGCAAGAAAATCGCTTTGTTTGTCTGCATATGA
- the LOC107772475 gene encoding uncharacterized protein LOC107772475 isoform X1 has protein sequence MQLNMRSNSKEKEILIGISDLEEDKLSQMVRDFIELDHFETLQVDELVDHNPTTYLSLQDILENVTDAETEILGKILFYWRNMVNNNMKPKELRQWIVNRLRMDHYEASLCKTSWITTFGRPSAFTFTGDYEYIDVMMKESNGSVRLIVDIDFRSQFELARPTQAYQDLSNSLPSIFVGTEEKLNDIISLLCAAAKQSLKEKGLHVPPWRKASYMHSKWLSHNCKKIALFVCI, from the exons ATGCAACTCAACATGAGAAGCAACAGCAAAGAGAAAGAAATATTGATTGGTATTTCTGATCTGGAAGAAGATAAGCTGTCCCAAATGGTCAGAGATTTTATAGAATTGGATCATTTTGAAACTTTACAAGTTGATGAACTTGTTGATCATAATCCTACTACTTATCTTTCCTTACAG GATATTCTTGAGAATGTTACAGATGCTGAAACAGAGATTCTTGGGAAAATCTTGTTTTACTGGAGAAACATGGTTAATAATAATATGAAGCCTAAAGAGTTAAGACAATGGATTGTCAATAGATTAAGAATGGATCATTATGAAGCTTCTCTTTGTAAAACTTCTTGGATCACCACTTTTGGTCGTCCTTCAG CATTTACATTTACAGGTGATTATGAATACATAGATGTGATGATGAAGGAAAGCAATGGATCAGTGAGACTAATAGTGGATATAGATTTTAGGTCACAGTTTGAGTTGGCTAGGCCTACACAAGCCTACCAAGATCTTTCAAATTCTCTTCCTTCAATATTTGTTGGTACTGAGGAGAAACTCAATGACATTATATCTTTGCTTTGTGCTGCTGCCAAACAGTCCCTTAAGGAGAAAGGTCTTCATGTTCCTCCTTGGAGAAAAGCTAGCTATATGCACTCCAAATGGCTCTCTCATAATTGCAAGAAAATCGCTTTGTTTGTCTGCATATGA